Proteins found in one Triticum aestivum cultivar Chinese Spring chromosome 4D, IWGSC CS RefSeq v2.1, whole genome shotgun sequence genomic segment:
- the LOC123098611 gene encoding F-box protein At5g62510 translates to MTRTGSSAKNKESVQTEIDMESKGSSRAAGHIADLPEQIWWAILERLPPKSVLRFRAVCKSWLNCISNNNFLEEYHGRQKPQHLIVPVDPDNTKHKRSHRVDAVDFEHPEDGVRSIICFTSFGLFEGFDPDEEAAEYLMSAVQGSIGGLLLVSFEHRSYICNPGTKESRRLPQLDDHEVLGLYMLGDEFRVLYLKEDEEGDDEFFVLSVHQFLSNKSIGYCPVSPAANQRENGHKKLRFSLQSSAIEPPAMVGANLYWAPTELWPDITVFDCQSELFHWMKLPKTKELIKSNDSKTMKVLELDGELGLSLHRRGESSVELWVLDSLKMWELKHSIQLPVADITGFGAHTWDPFLMSMDGGVIVRCVSQGQGQGQGGDGQQGTQALLYCNRDGELAPGPLFVGDLAAPAIHLFKQSIRRYALFQGHQQDATSPLSLFRDL, encoded by the exons ATGACGAGAACCGGATCAAGCGCCAAGAACAAGGAATCCGTCCAG ACGGAGATCGACATGGAATCAAAGGGGTCGTCAAGGGCGGCGGGGCACATCGCTGACCTCCCCGAGCAGATTTGGTGGGCAATCCTCGAGCGACTCCCGCCCAAGTCAGTCCTGCGATTTCGTGCTGTCTGCAAATCTTGGCTCAACTGCATCAGCAACAACAATTTCCTCGAAGAATACCATGGGCGCCAAAAGCCACAGCACCTGATCGTCCCAGTGGATCCAGACAACACCAAGCATAAGAGGAGTCACCGTGTAGATGCTGTTGATTTCGAGCACCCCGAGGATGGTGTCCGTTCCATAATCTGCTTCACCAGCTTTGGACTATTTGAGGGCTTTGATCCAGATGAAGAAGCCGCAGAGTATCTAATGTCTGCCGTACAAGGCTCAATTGGAggcctcctcctcgtctccttcGAGCACCGGTCCTACATATGCAATCCAGGTACAAAAGAATCACGCCGCCTCCCACAGCTGGATGACCATGAAGTCTTGGGACTTTACATGCTGGGTGATGAGTTTAGGGTCCTCTATCTGAAGGAAGATGAGGAGGGTGATGATGAATTTTTCGTCCTGTCAGTGCATCAATTTCTTAGCAATAAATCCATTGGGTACTGCCCTGTGTCGCCCGCGGCGAATCAGCGAGAAAATGGACACAAGAAGCTGCGGTTCAGCCTGCAGAGTTCGGCAATTGAGCCGCCTGCCATGGTCGGGGCCAACCTGTATTGGGCACCGACGGAGCTGTGGCCAGACATTACAGTTTTTGATTGCCAGTCTGAGCTTTTTCACTGGATGAAGCTTCCCAAGACCAAGGAGCTCATCAAGAGCAACGACAGCAAGACGATGAAGGTTCTCGAGTTGGACGGCGAGTTGGGGTTGTCTCTTCACAGGAGGGGTGAATCAAGTGTTGAGCTATGGGTATTAGATTCTCTGAAGATGTGGGAGCTCAAACACAGTATTCAGTTGCCGGTTGCAGATATCACTGGCTTTGGAGCACATACCTGGGATCCCTTTCTTATGTCCATGGATGGAGGTGTGATCGTAAGGTGCGTGTCCCAGGGCCAGGGCCAGGGCCAGGGAGGGGACGGCCAACAAGGCACTCAGGCGCTCCTGTACTGCAACAGAGACGGAGAGCTAGCGCCTGGGCCACTGTTCGTAGGCGATTTGGCTGCGCCTGCCATACACCTATTCAAGCAAAGCATTAGGCGATATGCCCTGTTCCAGGGGCATCAGCAAGATGCTACGTCTCCCTTGTCACTCTTCCGGGACCTCTAG